Proteins encoded within one genomic window of Trichomycterus rosablanca isolate fTriRos1 chromosome 7, fTriRos1.hap1, whole genome shotgun sequence:
- the unc45b gene encoding protein unc-45 homolog B yields the protein MMMGEMADSVQLKEEGNKHFQAGDIEKAIESYTKAIKVCKDKKAQAVIYRNRSACFLKKENYTNAASDASKAIDVDASDIKALHRRCQALEKLGKLDMAFKDVQRCATLEPKNKTFLETLRRLGAQIQQKLKTTFSTDSRVQNMFEILLSDETDKEKKEKAANNLIVLAREDAGSERIFQNNGMALLMQLIQTGNVEMILAAIRTLSGMCTGHRARATAIIHTVTIEKLCSIMAMDNEEIAMASCNLFQAVYDSLSGTDSRVYGKEEALVLDSSKDLKTILLALLEMVASKKVSGHGRDQALNLLSKNMPRKDKKDHDHSRSLFTIDHGLTKILKVCGQVPDLPDQLPMTENTQLIASVLLNKLYDDLRCDPERDNFRDICDEYIKSKFDPNNMDKNIHAINVVSGLLQGPFDVGNILAGHQGVMEMMVALCGSEREVDQLVAIEAIIHSSTKMSRASFIITNGVSLLKDIYKKTKNEKIKIRALVGLCKLGSAGGDDYAMRQFAEGSTEKLAKQCRKWLCNPTLDVRTRKWAIEGLAYLTNDADVKDDFVEDEPAMRAMFELAKSRDKTILYAVACTLVNCTNSYDKKEILPEMIQLAKFSKQHVPEQHPKDKKDFIDKRVKKLLKAGVISALTVMVKADSSILTNQTKELLARVFLALADDPKDRGTIVAQGGGKALIPLALEGTDTGKVKACHALAKIAAITNPEIAFPGERIYEVVRPLVSLLNTERDGIQNYEALLSLTNLAALNDKLRVKILKEKALPEIENYMFEEHEQIRQAATECMCNLVCCKEVQDRYLEDGNDKLKLLVLLCGEDDEKLQIAAAGGLAMLTAAQKKLCTKITTVTDQWLEILQSVCLHDNPQIQHRGIVTVFNMVDSDPELAKKIIESEMLEILTYIAKLENNPQKQACIDSARACLSKAMDLELIKPFTN from the exons ATGATG ATGGGAGAGATGGCAGATTCAGTTCAGTTGAAAGAGGAAGGCAACAAGCACTTCCAAGCAGGAGATATCGAGAAAGCTATTGAGAGCTACACAAAGGCAATCAAAGTCTGCAAGGACAAGAAAGCCCAGGCAGTTATCTACAGAAACAGATCAGCCTGTTTCCTAAAAAAG GAAAACTATACCAATGCTGCATCAGATGCTTCCAAAG CCATAGATGTGGATGCATCAGATATCAAAGCACTACACAGAAGATGCCAAGCACTAGAGAAGCTGGGCAAACTGGACATGGCCTTTAAAGATGTGCAGAGATGTGCAACACTGGAGCCTAAAAACAAGACCTTTCTGGAAACCCTCAGAAGACTTGGAGCGCAGATCCAACAAAAG CTAAAGACCACGTTCTCCACGGACTCCAGAGTGCAGAACATGTTTGAGATCCTGCTAAGTGACGAAACagataaagaaaagaaagaaaag GCGGCTAACAACCTGATCGTCCTGGCTAGAGAAGATGCCGGCTCAGAGAGAATCTTCCAGAATAATGGGATGGCTCTGCTCATGCAGCTCATCCAGACTGGAAACGTCGAGATGATTCTGGCTGCCATCCGGACCCTGTCAGGAATGTGCACTGGGCATCGAGCAAGG GCCACTGCTATCATTCACACTGTAACAATTGAGAAGCTGTGCAGTATCATGGCTATGGATAATGAGGAGATTGCTATGGCTTCCTGTAACTTGTTCCAAGCTGTATATGACTCCCTGTCAGGAACGGACAGCAGAGTTTATGGCAAAGAGGAGGCCCTTGTACTTG ACTCAAGCAAGGACCTGAAGACTATTTTGCTGGCACTGTTGGAGATGGTTGCCAGTAAAAAGGTGTCAGGACATGGAAGAGATCAGGCTCTTAACCTTCTCAGCAAGAACATGCCCAGAAAGGATAAGAAAGACCATGATCATTCCAGGTCACTATTCACTATTGACCATG GCTTGACAAAGATTCTGAAGGTGTGTGGTCAGGTGCCAGATTTGCCTGATCAATTGCCCATGACTGAAAATACCCAACTTATTGCCAGTGTGCTTCTCAACAAGCTCTATGATGACCTGCGCTGCGATCCTGAGAGAGACAACTTCAGGGACATCTGTGATGAATACATCAA GAGCAAGTTTGACCCCAACAACATGGACAAAAACATTCATGCTATCAACGTCGTGTCAGGCTTGCTGCAGGGGCCCTTTGATGTGGGTAACATTCTTGCTGGTCATCAGGGCGTGATGGAGATGATGGTGGCTCTGTGTGGTTCTGAACGTGAGGTTGACCAGCTTGTGGCTATTGAAGCTATCATCCATTCTTCCACCAAAATGAGCCGAGCCTCCTTCATTATCACCAATGGAGTGTCCTTGCTCAAAGACATCTACAAGAAGACCAAAAATGAGAAGATCAAGATTAGGGCACTTGTG ggTTTGTGTAAACTGGGCTCAGCTGGAGGTGATGATTACGCCATGAGACAGTTCGCTGAGGGCTCCACTGAAAAACTGGCCAAGCAATGCAGAAA ATGGCTGTGCAACCCCACCCTTGATGTCCGCACAAGAAAATGGGCCATTGAGGGTTTAGCATACCTGACCAATGATGCGGATGTGAAAGACGACTTTGTTGAGGATGAGCCGGCCATGAGAGCCATGTTTGAGCTTGCCAAG TCTCGAGATAAAACCATCCTGTATGCTGTCGCTTGTACACTGGTGAACTGCACCAACAGCTATGACAAAAAAGAGATCCTCCCTGAAATGATACAGCTGGCTAAGTTCTCCAAGCAGCATGTTCCTGAGCAGCATCCAAAG GACAAAAAAGATTTCATTGACAAGAGAgtaaaaaagcttttgaaggCTGGAGTGATATCAGCACTCACTGTGATGGTCAAAGCTGACAGTTCCATTTTGACGAATCAAACCAAGGAACTGCTTGCAAG GGTATTCCTTGCCTTGGCTGATGATCCAAAAGACCGTGGAACAATTGTTGCCCAAGGTGGTGGAAAG GCTTTGATTCCTTTGGCTCTGGAGGGAACTGACACAGGAAAAGTAAAGGCCTGCCATGCTCTGGCTAAGATTGCTGCCATTACCAACCCTGAGATTGCTTTCCCTGGTGAAAGG ATATATGAAGTCGTGCGACCACTGGTTTCCCTgctaaacacagagagagatggTATTCAGAACTATGAAGCCCTGTTGAGTCTCACCAATTTGGCAGCTCTGAATGACAAGCTTCG AGTgaaaatcctgaaggagaagGCACTACCAGAGATTGAGAACTACATGTTTGAGGAACATGAACAAATTAGACAGGCTGCTACAGAGTGCATGTGCAATCTTGTGTGCTGCAAGGAG GTTCAGGACAGATATCTTGAAGATGGTAATGACAAGCTGAAACTTCTTGTGCTCCTTTGTGGTGAGGATGATGAGAAGCTACAGATTGCAGCAGCTGGTGGACTGGCTATGCTCACTGCAGCACAAAAGAAGCTCTGTACCAAGATAACCACAGTG ACTGACCAATGGCTTGAGATCCTCCAGAGCGTGTGTCTTCATGACAATCCTCAAATCCAACACCGTGGTATTGTGACAGTGTTCAACATGGTGGATTCTGATCCCGAGTTGGCTAAGAAGATTATCGAAAGTGAGATGCTGGAGATCCTTACCTATATCGCTAAGTTAGAGAACAATCCTCAAAAACAGGCGTGTATTGATTCAGCACGTGCCTGTTTGTCCAAAGCAATGGATCTTGAACTTATCAAACCTttcacaaattaa